Part of the Benincasa hispida cultivar B227 chromosome 12, ASM972705v1, whole genome shotgun sequence genome is shown below.
TTAAAGGTTGCCTTTTTGTAGCTTGCACTAAGTTGTTCCTTATTCTAGGATGTATCtattgtttcttttaaaatttttagtatGTCGTAGATTCTCAATCATTTATTCAAATTCATATTCGTTGTAAAAATTTAATACTACcaattattgaattattttatcattACCATTGTTGCAGGATATCCTTGCCTTGTGTCAAAACCGATGTGTGCTTTTTGATAATAAGACTAAGGACGAATTAAGGAAGGTTGGACAAGTTCAACAACTGCTCTTCCTTGTTAATGGCATTATGATGCAAAACGGTGGACAACCCTATTCAGATGAGTTATTCACCGAACTGAAGGTACTACTAAACTACATAGatttctttacaattgtttCAGGACAAAGCCCCTGATAACAAATTAATCTTATAGATGGGGGCTATGAAACTACGTGATCAACAAAAAGAGGTTGATTCTCTTGAAGGCTACACCAAGCAAGAAATTTTGGAGCTGAAGGAGCAGATGCACCATTCATACGATGAGCAGTTGAAAAGAATTACAGATATGGTAATTTGAAGCTCTACTGTTTTTCAGTAAATTATGAAGGCGGTCTAGTTGATAATATTATTTTGCTgtcatgctttttttttttaaagaaccgaacttttattgaaaaaaattatgaaagaaTATGTTACAAGGGCTCAAAAGAACAAGAAGTTCCACTGAAGGAAGAGACTTCAGTCAAGAAAAATGAGACGTATGATTGCAAAAGATTTTGTTACCAATGCCTAGTGTGAAACATAGAACCGAGCGAGGGATCAAACGTGACAAGGACCCCTTCCATCCCTCTAAAGGTTCTATTGTTTCTTTCTTCCAAACACTCCATAAAATGACACAAACTCCAGCTTGCCAATGTGTTGTTATCTAGACTTTTGCCAATAGGAAAATGCAGACATTGTTTTTCTCTGAGAGTGATGAGAAAGATTGCCAACCTGTCATGAAAGGACTGGGAATGGGATTGACATTGTTGGCCATGAAATGTTGATGATTAGAGTTGTTGGGCACAGACTTAATTTTAGATTCTTCAGAATAATTTGATTATGGTTAGCATATTATTACACAAGGATGATATATTTCTTTCCAAAGAAATAGAACTTTCATTgggaaaagtgaaaaaaaaatgtactaGGGCGTAAATCAACAAGCTCAACAAGAAGGGAGGTCTTAAACTAACTACAAAAGGAACTCCAATCCAGCAAAATCAAATCAAGATCATAACGACAAAAAGGCCTAGTGATTGATGGCCGCAAGGAGCCATCTTAACCCTCACCAGCCCCCAACCTTGTCACACAACCTTTCCACATCTCTACAAATCTCTACAAACTCCCCATAAAATAGCATTGAAACTAACGTGCTACAAAAGTTTTCCCTTCTCCCAGAAAGGGGAACTTAAGAGCACCTCCTCAATCATAGCATATACAAATAATCAGTCCTATTGTAGTTGTGGAATTTATGAAtctatcattttacaaattttgtggagcaaatttaactttcatgcAAATTTAGTTTGGACGGGATGGGATTATGGTGTATCCGAAGAATCACAAATCATAAGTGGTGAACCCGAAGGTTCATTAGCATAAGATGTACACAGCCTGCCATATGTGCACATATTGACATAGAATCTCATCATAGGcagtcattttttttcttttctttttcttttttgtttttttgttttgtttttttttttttttttgggtatttCTGGTCaaaagtgaaaatatttttttcctttttcttaggCCATAAGTGGCCTACAGATATCCTTCACATGTTTAGAGAGAGCAACAGAAGCATACAAATGTTTATATTTAGAGAGTGTGTGTCACCGTGCCTGTATGAAGTTCTAAGTTTCTTGGTATTCTGACAAGATTcacaaatatctattttttttttcataggtTGAGTTGAAGCTTAGAGAAACAACTGTAAGACTTGAACAAAAACTGGCAGAAGAACAAGCAGCGAGACTGAAGGCAGAAGAGCATGCACGACATGCTCAGAGAGAATCTAGTGATGAAATTCGTAAACTCAGGGAGAATCTACAGAAAGCAGAGGAAGAGCTTCGCAGGCGTGGTGAGTCGTCTCACTGCACCATCCTTTGATAAGAATTTGGTGTTAAGATTTACTAGAGTAAATATTATCTTTATGAAATCTCAAAAAGAATATTTCCCATCCGCCTCCCACCATGGTGCCTTTTACGGAGGTTTACATTAACGGTGCAACTGATTAAATGATGTCTATAATTCTAGGGTCCTTTTATTATCAAACATTTCTGATTGCATTTAACTTCTATGTATATGAAAATTCCATTGCCTAATCATTTATGTGCCCAACCATTTAAACTGATATGAGTAGTTATTTCTGGTCACATAGTAAGTGTTTGATAGAATGTCGAagattgatgaaaaaaaaaaactactattTCATGTCACAGCATGTCCCTATCCTCCATCCAGCAAGAACGATATTCACATTTGTATGAAACGCATATGGCCTAAATTGGATATTTGTACTCGTGTTCATGGTTTAAATTTATCTGGTCATTGAATCCGTGCTTGCTTCTACTATAATCCACTCCATTTTGTTATACATCTGGAATGGAATCATGATCACCGAATTCGCTCCATTATGTTATACATCTGGAATGGAAACATAATCAACGAATTACATGGAGACTAACTATTTATTTAAAGAAGCCAAATGGAAGTCACTTCGAATGAGAATTGCTACTCTTCCAGGAAGGGATAGTCTGTGTAACCAACTACTGGATCTGATAAGTAAAAAGTATTCCTATTGTACTTGTTGAGAGGAGCATCTATCTCGAATCTCCTTGGCAAGTCTGGATTTGCCAAGAACCAACGTCCATAAGCAATGAGATTGGCTTGATTTTCGGCAATGGCTCTGTTTCCATCTTCCCTATCGTACCCCCCAGCAGCTATGAATGTACTGTTGAATGCCTTTCTCATTGGTAAGAGGCTACGAGGACACTCAACCTCCTCAGGAACACTTTCCATCCGTGGCTCCACCATGTGGCAGTACAAAATTCCATATTTGTTCAAACTCTCCACCATGTAGAGTCCCAAAGCTTCTGGATTTGAATCTCCTG
Proteins encoded:
- the LOC120067296 gene encoding immune-associated nucleotide-binding protein 9-like, which encodes MGGSAIDEDWQLDLTSPTRRSAQTVVLVGRTGNGKSATGNSILGRKAFKSKASSSGVTITSELQTTVLTDDQEITVIDTPGLFDFSLGSEFVGKEIVKCIDLAKDGIHAVLLVFSVRSRFSLEEEAALRSLQTLFGSKIFNYMIVVFTGGDELEENDDTLEDYLGHSCPDPLKDILALCQNRCVLFDNKTKDELRKVGQVQQLLFLVNGIMMQNGGQPYSDELFTELKMGAMKLRDQQKEVDSLEGYTKQEILELKEQMHHSYDEQLKRITDMVELKLRETTVRLEQKLAEEQAARLKAEEHARHAQRESSDEIRKLRENLQKAEEELRRRGESSHCTIL